In Actinoplanes octamycinicus, the genomic window GCATCGAGACGCCGGAGGACCTGACCCGCGCGCTGGTGCTCGGCGCCACGCTGGGGCAGGGCTGGCTGTGGAGCCGCGGCGAGCGGCGGTTCACGCCGTCGACGTTCCGGCCGGAACGGTTCGCCGCGCGGCCGATCGGCAGCACGCTGCGGACCACGCCGTACGGGCTGATCGGCGCCGGCCGGCACATCCGGCACGCGCCCAAGCACCTGCTGGTGCCGGTGTCCAAGACCCTGGAGCTGATGGCCCTGCAGGCCGCGGTGCCGCCGGTGCTGTTCGCCGCGTTCGAGCACGTGCGGTTCTTCCGCCCGTCGACCACCCGGCGGTTCACCGAACTCGCCGCGAAGCTGCCGTTCGTGGCCGCGCTCGGCGTGGACATGTCGGCCCAGCCGGCTCCCGGGGTGCGCGGCGCCACCCTGCACCCGCAGGACCCGCTGGCCACCGAATGGACCGTGGTCGTGCTCGGCGCGCACACCGCGGCCGCGCTGATGGCCCGCGACCTGGGCGACACCGGGCCGGACCCGGACCGGCAGTTCGAGTTCGTGGTCACCTACGACCGGGCCCTGGTCACCTCTGCCGCGCACGCCATGATCGGCCGTTTATGAGATGACCGCCCCGACGGGCTCTGGCAGCATGCGGGTCATGCCGCAGCACGCCGTCCGGATGATGCGCCCCGTCACGGGGCCTGCCGGCGTGCGCTGATCCAGTCCAGCCACTCCTCGCCCCGGGTCTCCGGGGCCCGGAGCGGATCGGGGGATCATCATGAGCTTCTACGTCACCACCGCCATCCCCTACGTCAACGCCGCACCGCACCTCGGCCACGCCCTGGAGCTGGTGCAGGCCGACGTCCTCGCCCGGCACCGGCGCCTGCGCGGCGAGCCGGTGCGGTTCCTGACCGGCACCGACGACAACGCGCTGAAGAACGTGACCGCGGCCGCCGCGGCGGGCGAGCCGGTCGCCGCGTTCGTGGCGCGCAACGCGGACCGGTTCGCCGGCCTGACCGACGCGCTTGACCTCAGTTTCGACGACTTCATCCGGACCGGCAGCGACCCCCGCCACGCCCCCGGGGTGGAGCGGCTGTGGCAGCGGACCGCCGCCCGCGGCGACCTCTACCGGCGCGACTACCAGGGCTGGTACTGCGCGGGCTGCGAGCAGTTCGTCGAGACCGACGAGCTCTGCCCGGAACACGGTGTGGCCCCGGAGCGGGTGACCGAGTCCAACTGGTTCTTCCGGCTCTCCCGTTACGCCCGGGACGTGCTGGCCGCGCTCGAGTCGGGCCGGGTGCGGATCGAGCCGGCCGCCCGACGCAACGAGGTGCTGGCGTTCGTCCGGGCCGGGCTGACCGACATCAGCGTCTCCCGGCCGGCGTCCCGCGCGGCCGGCTGGGGCATCCCGGTGCCGGGCGACGCCGACCAGGTCGTCTACGTGTGGTGGGACGCGCTGGCCAACTACGTCACCGCGCTGGGGTACGGCCGGGACGATCCGGCGTACCGGAAATGGTGGGTGGAATCGGCCGAACGCGTGCACGTCATCGGCAAGGGCATCGTCCGCTTCCACGCCGTGCACTGGCTGGCGCTGCTGCTCGCCACCGGGCAGCCGCTGCCGACCACGATCTTCGTGCACGACTACCTGACCGTGGACGGCGTCAAACTGTCCAAGAGCGCCGGCAACGCGGTCGACCCGCACGAACTGGCCGGCCGCTTCGGCGCCGACGCGCTGCGCTGGTGGCTGCTGCGCGACGTGGCCGGGCTGGGCGACACCGACTTCACCGAGCGGCGGCTGCTCGCCCGCTACCACCAGGACCTCGCCAACGGGCTGGGCAACCTGGTCAACCGCACGGTGTCGCTGGCGCACCGATATCGCGGCGGCCGGGTCCGCGCACTCGGGAACACCGGCCTCGGCGCGGCGCTCCCCTCGGCCATCGACCGGGCGCTGGACAAATTCGAGTTCCGGGCCGCGACCCAGGCGATCGGCTCCGTGGTGGCCGACGCCAATCGCCTCGTCGAGGCGGAGCGCCCGTGGGAGCTCGCCGGCGGCGAACGGTTCGACGACGTGCTCGCCGTCCTGGTCGCGACCTGTCGCGGTCTCGCGCACGAGCTGTCGCCGTTCCTTCCGGCTGGAGCCGCCCGGCTGGCGGCTCAGCTGGGCACCGGCCCTGGAGTCGGCGCCCCGCAGCCGGTCTTCCCTCGGTAGGTCACACCAGGTCTCTGGCCGGCCGCGTGGTGGGTCATGCGGGCCGGCCGCGGTCCTGCCCGGACCCTGGTGGCGGCCGACCAGGCGCCGTTACGAGGTGTGCCGGTGGGAGGGCGGAGCGAGCGCAGCGATCTCACCCGGCGGCGCATCGATGGTTTAGGCGGTGTCGCGGCGGGGATGCGCGCTCGGGACGACCGGACTCCGGTCATCGGTGACATGGCGGCCGCAGGCCGTCGCCCCGCCGAGGCGGCGCCGTCCGACCGGGCGTTGTCGCCGGGAATGCGGCGGTGGACCCGGTGACCGCCGGCCCGGCGAGGGGTCGAGAGGAGAATTCATGGATTTGCCTGCCCCGACAGATGACCGCAAGCCCGCGTCGGAGGTGGACGCGTCCCGGCGCGATCCGAGGAGATCACTGACCTTCCTGGCGCCCGGCGAACCGGTGCATGCCACCAGGCGATTCCCCCTGAGCCGATGACCGGTACCCGTGGCGCGGGCGCCCCGACATCCACCGGGCGGCTGCTGTCCATCCGTCGCCTGTCACTTTCCCTGGCCGCCGGCATCGCGGCCGCGGCGGTGGCCGTGGTGCTCGGCGCGCCGGAACGGAGCGCGCTTTCGGGCTGGATCGTCGCGGCCGGCGTGATCCTCGTCTGGGTGTGGCGGATCAGCTGGCCGCAAGGCCCGGACGAGACCGAGCGGCTGGCCGAGGAGGAGAGCCGGTCGCGGTCGACCGACTCCGCCGTGCTGATCGCCAGCGGAGTCAGCTTGGCCGTGGTGGCCGAAGCGCTGATTCGATCCTCCAGCGGCCAGGACGCCATCGCGGTGGCCACCGTCATCGCCAGCGTCGTCGCGGTCATCCTGTCATGGGCGCTGGTCAACACCGTGTTCGCGTTCAAGTACGCCCGGATGTACTACCGCGACACCGACGGCGGCATCGACTTCAAACAACCGGACCCGCCCCGTTACTGGGACTTCGCCTACCTGGCGTTCACCGTCGGCATGGCCTTCGGGGTCACCGAGACCGAACCCACCCTCAGCAAGGTACGGCGGGTGGTGCTCGGGCACGCTCTGCTCTCCTACGCCTTCGGTACCGGCATCCTCGCCGTGGCGATCAACCTTGTCACGAATCTCGGGCAGTCATCGTGACCCGGTCTCTGGCGATGCTCTCCGTGGCCACGCCGCGACGAGTTCACGCCCGAGGTGACATCGAACGGTCAGCCCGTCGATCTTCTGAACGGTGGTGTCCCGATGCGAGGCAAAGTGTGGTTGCACCGGGCCGCCGCCGTCGTCTGCGTGCTGCTGACCGTACCCGCCGTGCTGTGGTGGAAGGAATCCATCCTCTTCGTGATCCTGCTGTCCCTCGCCACCCAGGCGTGGACCTCGTGGGGCGCCGCCGAGGCAGCCGACGACCGTGCCGTCTCCCAGCGCCTCGACCGTATCGAACAGCAGTTGCGGCACCTGCCCGGCGCTGAGCGTGGCCCGGACGACTGATCCGGCAGAGACACCCCGCGAAGCCACCGCAACCTTCGCCGCGATCATCTGATGGCCTTGACGATCGACTCGGCGGCGGCCTCCGGCTGCGAGACGGTCAGGGCGGGCCCGCGAGGCCGCCGGACGTCCTGCCACCTTTGTCGATTGTCGCTGCATCCATCCGGCCTGACGGGTTTGCGCGACCCGGGCTCGGCGGGCTCCTACCCTGCGAGGCAGGGGCTCGTCGGCCGTACGGGCACCCATCGGGAACGGGGACATCATGACGAAGCTCAAGATCATCGCCGCGGCCGCGGGGGCGCTGGCCGCCATGCTGCTGGCCGCGCAGCCGGCCGCTGCCGCGGCGTCCCAGGACACCGCACCGTCCCGGTCGGCGACGACCATCACGAACGGCACCAACTGGGACTAGTGGCCGACGGGCGACCGCGGATGCCGGCTGAGGGCGGCTCGGAAGGGGTGGGTGGTGGGGACCAAGCAGGAGCGGGCCGAGCGGCTGCCGAAGAAGATCTACGAGACGGAGTTGTTCCGGCTGCAGGGGGAGCTCGTCAAGCTGCAGGAGTGGGTGAAGGTCGAGGGCACCCGGGTGATCGTGGTCTTCGAGGGGCGGGACGCGGCCGGCAAGGGCAGCACGATCAAGCGGGTCGCCGAGTATCTCAACCCACGGCTGGCCCGGATCGCCGCGCTGCCCGCGCCGACCGAGCGGCAGCGTGGGCAGTGGTACTTCCAGCGGTACATCGAGCAGTTCCCGGCGTCCGGCGAGATCGTGCTGTTCGACCGGAGCTGGTACAACCGGGCCGGCGTGGAACGCGTGATGGGCTTCTGCACCAAGGCGGAGTACATGCGCTTCCTGCACCAGTGCCCGATCTTCGAACGGCTCCTCATCGAGGACGGGATCCTGCTCCGCAAGTACTGGTTCTCGGTCAGCGACCACGAGCAGGAGCAGCGGTTCCGGTCCCGGATGCAGGATCCGATGCGCCGCTGGAAACTCTCCCCGATGGACCTGGAGTCGGTCAGCCGGTGGGAGGAGTACTCGCGGGCCAAGGACGAGATGTTCCTGCACACCGACATCCCGGAGGCGCCCTGGTACGTGGTGGACAGCGAGGACAAGCGCCGGGCGCGGATCAACATGATCGCCCACCTGCTCTCCACGATCCCGTACCACGAGGTGCAGCGCGTGCCGCTGTCGCTGCCGCCGCGCCCGCCGTCGAGCGGCTATCAGCGCACACCGCTCGACATGCAGACGTTCGTGCCCGATCACGCCGGGACGCTGCCGGTCGCCAAGAAGTAGGAGGTGCCCGGTGCCGTACCTCAATGTCGTCGATCCTGGGTTTTCCCTGGTCGCGCCGGAGGTGATGGCGGCGCAGGCGGCCGGCTGGTATGCCGACAGTCCGCTCGGGCCGTTCGTGTTGCGGCACGCGGAGGCCGATGAGCTGCTCCGCGACCGGCGGTTCGACCACGGCGGCGACGGATACCTGCGGCAGCACGGGATCACCGAGGGGCCGATCCACGACTGGTGGGTGCCGATGATCGTGAACCGGGACGGTCCCGACCACCGGCGGCTGCGCGGCCTGGTCGCCGGATCCTTCACGCCGCGCACCGTCGAGCGGCTGCGGCCGTTCATCCGGGCGACGGTCGCGGCGCTGGCCGACGAGATCGCGGAGCGCGGCGAGGTGGAGTTCGTCGGCGCGGTCGCCGATCGGCTGCCGCTGGCCGTGATGGGTGAGCTGCTCGGGGTGCCGGCTGCGGACCACGACACGTTCCGGGTCTGGTCCAGCGACCTCGGCCTGATCTTCGCGCTGGCGACCGGGGGCGACAAGGCGGACCGGGTGGAACGGGCGGTCGCCGGGCTGGACGCCTACCTGGACGGGCTGATCGACGAGAAGACGAAACACCCGGCCGACGACCTGATCTCCACGATGGTCGCCGCCTGGCAGCGGGAGGAGCCGGGAATCAGCCGCGCCGAGCTGCGGAACCTGCTGGTCACCCTGGTCTTCGGCGCGCACGACAACACCCGCCAGCAGTTCTCGAACACGCTGGTCACCTTCGCCGCGCACCCCGGGCAGTGGACGCTGCTGGGTGAGCGGCCGGAGCTGGCCGACAGCGCGGTCCGGGAGGCGATGCGCTGGATGCCGGCGGCGGCCAGCCTGTTCCGCCGGGCCACCGAGGACCTCGAGTTCCACGGTCTGCCGGTCGCCGCCGGCGGGTTCCTGACCGTGGCCGCGCAGACCGCCCAGCGGGATCCGCGCGCCTATCCCGGCGGGGACCGGTTCGACATCACGGCCGGCTTCGACGCGCCGCTGCTCCAGTTCGGCGCCGGACCGCACTACTGCCTCGGCGCCGCCCTCGCCCAGGCCGAGCTGAGTGAAGCCCTGCCGCTGCTCGCCCGCCGCTTCGAACCGCCGGTGATCGCCGGGGAGGTCACCTGGCGGCCGGCGATCGGCACCCACGGCCCCGACCGGCTGCCACTGCGCTTCATCCGATCGGGGTGAGGCACCCGCGGCAGAGGTCAAGGTGGACTTGCTCATGGCCTCGACCCGATATCCGACGACCCCGGCCGAGTGGTCGACGGCCCGGCGCCGTACGGTCGGCCCGTTCACCACACACATCACCTATCGGCGGGACGACGGCCGTACCGTCGAATGGTCCTCCCGCGGCCACCGCAAGCATGCCTCCCGCCTGTCCCGGGCGTCGTGGTGGATCGCGGTGCTGTTCGCCGCCGGGTCGCTCTGTTTCCTGATCGCGCCGATCCCGGCCTTCCTCGACCTTGTCGGCCCGGCCGCGGACGGCCTGGTCTTCTTCGTGGGGTCGATCCTGTTCACCGCGGCGGCCGGCCTGCAGTGGCTGGAGACGATCAACGCGGAGCGCGGGCCGGGCCGGCGCCGGTGGCGGCTGCTGACCTTCGAGCCGCGCCGGATCGACTGGTGGAGCTGCGGCGTGCAGCTGGTCGGGACGCTCTACTTCAACGTGACCACCTTCCAGGCGCTGCGGGTCGGGCTGGACTCGGCCGACTACGACCGCCTGGTGTGGCGGCCGGACGCGATCGGCTCGCTCTGCTTCCTGATCTCCGGCTACCTGGCCTACGTGGAGGTCACCGGGCACCTGCTGGGCCGGCCGCGCCGCACCCTGGAGTCGGCGATCGCGAGCGTGAACCTGCTCGGCTGCCTGGCCTTCGGGGCGTCCGCGGTGGCCTCCTACGTCGTCCCGTCGGCCGATGCCGAGCTCGGCCCGGCGCTGGTGAACACCGGCACCGCGCTCGGCGCGCTGTGCTTCCTCATCGGCGCTCTCCTGTTGTTCCCGGAAGGTACGCACGAAGCGCGGTCAGCTGCTCGGCGGTGACGAAGGACGGGTTGGCGCCCTGCGGCTGGCGCAGCACCTCGAGGGCGGCGAGGGCGCCGTCGGCCCGCACCGTGTCCCGGTGCACCCGCTGCTCCTCGTCCAGCCAGCGCAGCTCCAGCGGCACCCGCAGCTTGCCGTCGATCACCCCGGCCGGGCCGGTCACCTCACCGAGAGCCCAGATGCCCGGCGTCACCCGGCGGCGATCCCCGCTGACCCAGAGCAGCGCCGGCTGCCCGGCCGCCATCAGATCGGTGCGGTAGCCGGGCCGCACGCACCAGGTCCGGACCGGCTGCCGGCGCGCCGCCACCTCGGTGATGTCGGAGGTCACGCCGTTGCCCTTGAGCAGCCACGCTCCCAGATTCTGGATGGTCACCGCATGCGTCACCCCGCCACGGTACGCGCGGCCCGTAGGATCGCCTCCCATGGCGGACCTGTTCGGGCGCACGGACCAGGTCCGCACCCTCACCGCGCTGGTCGCCGGCCTGCCCGAGCAGGGCGCC contains:
- a CDS encoding methionine--tRNA ligase, which codes for MSFYVTTAIPYVNAAPHLGHALELVQADVLARHRRLRGEPVRFLTGTDDNALKNVTAAAAAGEPVAAFVARNADRFAGLTDALDLSFDDFIRTGSDPRHAPGVERLWQRTAARGDLYRRDYQGWYCAGCEQFVETDELCPEHGVAPERVTESNWFFRLSRYARDVLAALESGRVRIEPAARRNEVLAFVRAGLTDISVSRPASRAAGWGIPVPGDADQVVYVWWDALANYVTALGYGRDDPAYRKWWVESAERVHVIGKGIVRFHAVHWLALLLATGQPLPTTIFVHDYLTVDGVKLSKSAGNAVDPHELAGRFGADALRWWLLRDVAGLGDTDFTERRLLARYHQDLANGLGNLVNRTVSLAHRYRGGRVRALGNTGLGAALPSAIDRALDKFEFRAATQAIGSVVADANRLVEAERPWELAGGERFDDVLAVLVATCRGLAHELSPFLPAGAARLAAQLGTGPGVGAPQPVFPR
- a CDS encoding DUF1345 domain-containing protein; protein product: MTGTRGAGAPTSTGRLLSIRRLSLSLAAGIAAAAVAVVLGAPERSALSGWIVAAGVILVWVWRISWPQGPDETERLAEEESRSRSTDSAVLIASGVSLAVVAEALIRSSSGQDAIAVATVIASVVAVILSWALVNTVFAFKYARMYYRDTDGGIDFKQPDPPRYWDFAYLAFTVGMAFGVTETEPTLSKVRRVVLGHALLSYAFGTGILAVAINLVTNLGQSS
- the ppk2 gene encoding polyphosphate kinase 2; this encodes MGTKQERAERLPKKIYETELFRLQGELVKLQEWVKVEGTRVIVVFEGRDAAGKGSTIKRVAEYLNPRLARIAALPAPTERQRGQWYFQRYIEQFPASGEIVLFDRSWYNRAGVERVMGFCTKAEYMRFLHQCPIFERLLIEDGILLRKYWFSVSDHEQEQRFRSRMQDPMRRWKLSPMDLESVSRWEEYSRAKDEMFLHTDIPEAPWYVVDSEDKRRARINMIAHLLSTIPYHEVQRVPLSLPPRPPSSGYQRTPLDMQTFVPDHAGTLPVAKK
- a CDS encoding cytochrome P450: MPYLNVVDPGFSLVAPEVMAAQAAGWYADSPLGPFVLRHAEADELLRDRRFDHGGDGYLRQHGITEGPIHDWWVPMIVNRDGPDHRRLRGLVAGSFTPRTVERLRPFIRATVAALADEIAERGEVEFVGAVADRLPLAVMGELLGVPAADHDTFRVWSSDLGLIFALATGGDKADRVERAVAGLDAYLDGLIDEKTKHPADDLISTMVAAWQREEPGISRAELRNLLVTLVFGAHDNTRQQFSNTLVTFAAHPGQWTLLGERPELADSAVREAMRWMPAAASLFRRATEDLEFHGLPVAAGGFLTVAAQTAQRDPRAYPGGDRFDITAGFDAPLLQFGAGPHYCLGAALAQAELSEALPLLARRFEPPVIAGEVTWRPAIGTHGPDRLPLRFIRSG